The genomic segment CAGGTGAAAATCTTCCATAAACTTATTTGTTATATTACTAGTTATAGAATAACCAGAGACAAAATCTTGTAAAGCGTGAATATCATTGGGAATGGGAAAATTAAATTTGTTTGTTATTACATATATAACAGAAATAATAATCAGAACTATTACTACCCATTTAAAACCATTTTTAAATATCAAAATATTTACCCCCTTTATATTTTAATATTGTTCCGTCAAATTTTCTCCCTTTTTCAAGGGGCAAAAGCTTGATTTTTCCTTGTAGGGTCGGGATTTTCCTGAAAAAAAGGAATCCCTCCCCCTGAAGTAGTAGGTAGTAGTTGACCAAAATACAACTCACTACACCCAGAATGGAGGGATTCGTAAGTTATGATTCGTCAACCACTACTCAATATCCTCTTAAATTCTTTATTAAATTTTCTTCTTAATCTCTTTTTAATTCTTTCACAATATTTCCGTATTGATTTTAAACCATCTAACCAGATTGATGACAGCTACTCTAAATTAAACAATCTTAATGATCCTTTACCTCTCGTAAAACCTGTTTACAAAGATTATCAAACATTACTCACTGAAGCTGAAAAAAACAGACAACCAATCAAACCTGTACGCAGAATTAAATCTTTAAATATTGATTTCGATGAATGCCCACACTGTTGAGCCCCTGAAGATTATCTCAGACTCTTTGGACGTAATCCAGATGGATATCAAAAACTTCAGTGTAAAGTTTGTAAATATCAATGAGCTCCAAAAAAGCCTCATCAACCTAAAACACATCCTACATACTATTGCCCATTTTGTGGCCATGCTCTCTCTAAAGAAAAACATAGAAAACATTACACCAAATACAAATGTAAAAACAATAACTGCCCTAAATGGGTTAATCAACGTAAAAGATATCGTTATCGTGCTTTTGATCTTGATCCAGAGGAATTAGAAATCTCATCTCTACAAAAAACACCAGTTAACCTGGCTAACAGCCATTACGGAACTTTTATAATCTCTAAAGCTATTAATTTCTATATCGGATTAGGTCTCTCTTTACAACAAACTGTACAGGCTATCAAACTAACCTGGCAAATTTCTCAGTCAAAAATGGACAGTTTCATTAGCTGCTAAATTGGCACCCTTGATTTCAAAACTACCTTTACCTTTATCTGGTATTGTCGCTATCGATGAAACCTATGTCAAAGTTAAAGGCAAATGGCACTACTTATTTACAGCCATCGATGATAAACATGATTTTGTCATCTCTCAGCATCTTTCTAAACATCGTGATGCTAAAGCTGCCCTTACAATTCTACAAAGGATCATCAAACAATACGACGGTAAAAAATTCACTCTAATAACCGATAAAGCTCCAATCTATGAAGTTGCTGTACATACTGCTAAAGTATTTCTAAATGCCAATATCGATCACCACCAGATTAAAGGGCTTTTTCCCTATGGAATAGTCGATTACAGCAATGAAGCTTATCGGCCTTACAAAAACATAGTAAAACGCTTCTTTGGAATTTATAAATCACATTATAAACGACATAAAAGCTTCAGTTCTTTCGAAGGCGCTATCTCTCATACAATACTGTATCAGTTGTATTTCAACTACTTAAAACCCCATGATTCATTTGGGGGTAAACCACCTTTGCAGATTACAGACTTCACTGGTCGAATAATTGAAAACTGGGCACAACTCATCAGATAATTTTACTGCAAAAAGCTAATTTTTCATTTCAATTTTTGCAACCCGAAGCTGGAGCTTCCTACCAACGGGAATCTAACTTTCCATCTCCTTAATCACCATTTTACTCTTACCTGTAGCAGGATTAATCGGAATTTCCTGTACTTCCTCAATCCAATAGTTTAAATTGGTTAAATTTTTTTCCTTAAGAATATCATCCATCTGCTTTCTAATTTCTTTTTCAAGTAGTTCTTTATTTACACTTTTTTGTAACACCACCCTGATCTTAAATTCATGGGATGAAAGTTGAACAAACTGATATTTTTCCAATCCTTTTACTTCAATTTCATCAACAATTAGGGGATGAATAAAATCTTCTTTTCCATCTTCATTCTTAAACCACATTATTTCCTCATTTCGTCCCACTATCTTTTCTATTTTAGTATAGGGTAAGATTTCATTTTTATTCCTTTTTTTACCTTTTAATTTATCTGATAGCCGATATCTAATCAATGGCTGAGCAAAATTATATAGAGGAGTAAGATAAGTACAATCCTTATCTAATTCCATGTAATTAATATCATCAAAAAGATAAAGTCCGTGATAATCTCTTCTTCCTAATCCCAAAATTATGGATTCACTGGCCCCGTAAATATCAAAAACTTCACTCTTTAAAACTGACTCAATATAATTTCTCAATGGTTTAGTAAGGGGCTCGCCCCCAGTAATTACTCTGATAACATTAACATGAATTTTTCCCTCACTAATTAAATCACAGAGAATCTGTACTCCCGAGGGATAGCCGATAATTACATTTGGTTGAAAATCCTGAATCTTATCTACCCACTTATTAAGGGGCATGTTAATATTGACCAAAAGAGGTTCAAAGCCAAAACCTTTAATACCGGCATTGGCAGCCATGACTCCGCCAAATCTACCCTCTGTAGCAGCAATATAAGCTACTCTGATACCATCTAAAACTCCAATCTTCATGATATCTTTAATTTCAAACTCACCTTTACAGGCTCTAAAACCGGCAGCCAGAACAGTCTCCCAGGCTGGTTTATCATAGATAAAATATGTGGGTTGTCCTGTACTACCAGAAGAATGAACTACAGTATATTGATTTAAATATTTTTCATCTTGATAGCAGGACTTTTTAAGAAATTTCTCGATATCTTTTCGATTTAGTTCTTCCCTAGTAGTTAGTTGATCAAAATTTTCAATAAAAATTTTTTTATCAATAGGAGGTAACTCGGAGATAGGAATCTCATCAAGATCCTTTTTTCTTATTCCATGACTGGAATAGTAGTCCCGATAAAATTTTGAGTTGTTGTAAGCATACTTTAACAATTTTCTAAAACCATATTCCCTGATTTTAATAATCTCTTCTCTTGATTTGTAAAAATTTCTGCTCAATTTCCAGGCCTTGAAAACTAAACTAAAGTAATTCATCTATCTCTACCACCCGTTTCCTGAATTTTAGATTTATCCATTCTCTAACCATATTTTATGTTCTGTTAATTTATATAGAACTTAAAGTGACCTTCTTGATAACTAACTCCCACCTTTATATAAAAAAGTTCTAAAACTTTGTTTCGGTAACTTACTTTAAAATTCCTTCTCTTTACATCAAACAAAATAAAACCCGGGCCATCAAAAGCCCGGGTCTTAAATTAAA from the Anoxybacter fermentans genome contains:
- a CDS encoding DDE-type integrase/transposase/recombinase, with amino-acid sequence MAPLISKLPLPLSGIVAIDETYVKVKGKWHYLFTAIDDKHDFVISQHLSKHRDAKAALTILQRIIKQYDGKKFTLITDKAPIYEVAVHTAKVFLNANIDHHQIKGLFPYGIVDYSNEAYRPYKNIVKRFFGIYKSHYKRHKSFSSFEGAISHTILYQLYFNYLKPHDSFGGKPPLQITDFTGRIIENWAQLIR
- a CDS encoding phenylacetate--CoA ligase family protein: MNYFSLVFKAWKLSRNFYKSREEIIKIREYGFRKLLKYAYNNSKFYRDYYSSHGIRKKDLDEIPISELPPIDKKIFIENFDQLTTREELNRKDIEKFLKKSCYQDEKYLNQYTVVHSSGSTGQPTYFIYDKPAWETVLAAGFRACKGEFEIKDIMKIGVLDGIRVAYIAATEGRFGGVMAANAGIKGFGFEPLLVNINMPLNKWVDKIQDFQPNVIIGYPSGVQILCDLISEGKIHVNVIRVITGGEPLTKPLRNYIESVLKSEVFDIYGASESIILGLGRRDYHGLYLFDDINYMELDKDCTYLTPLYNFAQPLIRYRLSDKLKGKKRNKNEILPYTKIEKIVGRNEEIMWFKNEDGKEDFIHPLIVDEIEVKGLEKYQFVQLSSHEFKIRVVLQKSVNKELLEKEIRKQMDDILKEKNLTNLNYWIEEVQEIPINPATGKSKMVIKEMES